The Piliocolobus tephrosceles isolate RC106 chromosome 10, ASM277652v3, whole genome shotgun sequence nucleotide sequence GTATGTTTATGAATTACATGGCTTTCTGTACCTGGTTACTCAGGCCTAGGCTctcagggctgttgtgaggaatAGCATGGATGCACATGCAGTGCTCTGCACTGTGCCTGACACACAGGAGGGACTCATGAATGACATCATTGTACCATGGAGTCCTGGTCTCTAGTCCTAGTGTTGTAGAATAACTGTTTGTGGAAGGAATGGATGAAGTGACAGTCTTATACATGGAAGTGTGTATGCAAACGCAGGCTTTACAACTCAGTGGAAGGTTTAAAAGAGTGGACatctgaccgggcgcggtggctcatgcttgtaatcccagctctttgggaggccgaggtgcacagatcatgaggtcaggagttcaagaccagcctgaccaacatggtgaaaccctgtctctactaaaaatacaaaaattagctgggtgtggtggcacgtgcctggaattccagctacttgggaggctgagggaggaaaattgcttgaaccagggagtcagaggttgcagtgagccaagattgcaccactgcattccagcctggcgacagagcaagactccatctcaaaaaaataagaataaaaaaagagtGGATATCTTATAAGGCTTTATAGCTGGTATTTTTTAAGATTTGGCATTATATCTGAAGCTTAatttattatcaaataaatatgGCAACTACATTATCCTTTCCTGCCAGTTGTATGTGTAAGGTTGTTGATTAATTTTATAATGGAGAACGCAGATTGAGTTTTAAGATATTGAATAATTTCACAGGAGAaagtaaatgaatattttcttacatttgggaaagtgaaaatatattttaaaaccttgaATATATCCTTAAGCACAGTTAAGCAAAAGgggaaagaattaaaataaacgGATATGTAAATGGATGTGAAAAGAATAGTTGTGGCAGGAAACGTGTGGCATAAGCGACCAGTTACACACAGGTTCATGTGATTTCATGAGAAAGTTAATCACTCAGGACCAAAGTAAACAGTTCTTATCAGAACTTATCTTGAACGAGTTTGTCCTCATCATTTCTCCATTATCTAcactaaaggattataaatccattttaattaaaagtagTAAACAACACTTTCTTATACCACATCAATAAGCATAACACCATTAGTACAACTTTGACACTTTCGAATTAAAAAACGATCCAGCATGAACAAGAGGTGAACGAAGCTGATAAACATGTGGTGCATTTAGGCTGTATGCTCAGTTTGGGTAAATTAGGTCTCAAGATGGATTTTGTACTCTCTTGCAGTATTAACTGTTCATGGCCGGCGTTCACCAGATAATTGTTAAATCTGCACTTTCCTTTATAGACTTGGACTTGCTGTTCTAATAAAGCAAAAATCTCATGCACATGTATAGTCACATTTGAAATATCACAACTTTTAAGTGGGTAAAATCAGAGTTAGACAGTCTCTGAATCAGAAGAGTCAATGATGTTTAGATGTTTGCAGTCTGCTTTTTTCTCAACTGAAGCCCCTTAACATTACAAGTTGAATTCAGCCAGATACATTGGaatcttgttgattttttttttttctttcagaaaagcaACTTACATGTGCCAACTAGTGCTTCAAGGAAAGTGTCCTGATTCTCTTAGAAATATGCCAAGGAATTCTGGTAGAATatggactcctttttttttttttttttgagaccaggtatccctctgttgcccaagctggggtgtaatggcgtgatctctgctcactgcaacctccacctcctggcttcaaagattcctgtgcctcagcctcctgagtagctgggactacagacatcaccatgcgtggctaatttttgtatttttagtagtgatggggtttcaccatgttggccaagctggtctcgaactcctgacctcgagtgatccacccgtgttggcctcccgaagtgctgggattacaggcatgagctaccacacctggcctggattcCTCTTAATGCAAGGAAAGAATCTGTGCATTTTAAAGTAGTGATCCCCTCTAAATGTGtccttttaaacattttccctGTCTTTGCAGTATATCATGTATGAAATGGCTCAtgtttttagataaaaataaatcaaataggcATTAACTCTTTTTGCACTGAAGAAATCTTTCAGTACGTATAGTTGTGCCACTGAAGTGTCAGAAGAGATCTAAAATCATGTATTAGGACTGGAAGAGACCTGAGAGGTCATCTGGTCAACCagcttattttacaaatgagacacAGGCTGGCAGCTCGCCCACAGCCTGTCTGTCACACAGGGAGTGGGTGGTACACACAAGACGATAACTCAGGCTTCTTCCCAATTTCAGCTGCCCtcagttttccatttcatttggCAGTTGTGCATTTTGGCATTTGCTGTATTCACACATTTTGGTTTGTAGAAAATTACCAAGTTTTAATGTATGAACGATTGAGGTGAAGGCAGAATATTGTCACAGAAACACTTGATGGATAGTTTTGCTCCTCTGCTTAAGTCTGAtggaaacatttgaaataaaattgactTTAACTCAGTAGTCCCTTTTTCTCATAACCAAAAATGAAGTCCCCAACTATGTAACCAACTGTCTCATAGCAAATGTTTCTGACCTTTTAGAACAGAAGAATCCATAACAGAAGATGACAAGAGGAGGTATGTTTGGTGTTGCAGCTGGCTTTAGTTTGAATGGTTTTGGCCATACCTCATGGATTTAACACACTGTAGCACATTCCCAATAACACAGATTCCTCCAGGAAAACTATTGGTACAGAGAATACAGGTAGGGGCATATGGTCTGAAAAAGAACTTGCCCAGGATGCATCATCTTTCCTCCTTCCAAGCAAACTTAGTTTTTGTTCTATGCATGTGGTGTGTGCTAATTTTCATCCTATGATGTTTGGGTGTGCTCTTCTCCCTAACTGGACAGCTTCCCTTCATTCTCTCAGCCTTCCCTGTCCTGCTACTTCTCTGATTAACTGCACTCCACCCTCatttctcttttgctctctctgCCTCATTTTATATCTCCCTATTAGTAAGATATCTTTGTGTGTCCATAATGCCTATTATCATACCAGGTTGACCACTCTGAATTCTTGATAAATGTTAACTGTAACATGTCACTGTATAATAATTAATACTATACTAAATTGTAACAacccaaattattttcttctttctcattacaagtaaaatatctaaaaattctAACGcaatacatctttcttttttgttttttaaatagcttcTTTTTAACCTAGGAAACCAATGATATTCCCAAGGGCcataatattctaaattctaCTTTTGAAAAACCATGAgctattttaataattatgtagTTGTTTGGAGTACTCCATGCTTCTGTTGCTTCCTGTAAATAGATAGTACCATTTAAAttggtttgatttctttttatcaaGAAACTATGGAGGAGTATATGTTGGCCTACCATCTGAAGCTGTCAATATGGTGTCCAGTCAAACAAAGACAGTTGGGAAAAGTAAGTGAAATCATGTGCTACTGATtttcccttcttatttatttttatgttttatgaaaaaGCATGAAATTTGTATTTTGGCTTACTTGACTCAATCTATGTATTGGCTATAGTGAACCATGTATAAGTACTGTCTGTTCATTGCAGTCATTGGTTGAAGTGTCTACCTACATGGTAAGAAGAATTCCAGAGCAtaatttagcttttatttgtgGTTATGctccatatttttaatttcttgttaaTTTTAGTGATGATCAGTGTGAAAATGAAAGCTAATATTTATGTAAGCTTATGGCGTTTTCATAGAACAGAAAGGTAAATTTCTGTAATATAAGATGACTGACTGATAAGCAATCTGCTGTTTAAAGGAAAAGTAATTGCCTATTgcataattaaatgaaatgaggCTCCATTTTCTGAGTTTTAATAGTTAGCAATTATGGGGCCAATGAAGTCCTTTTGGACTAATAGGCATCTTTTGATTGATTGATAGCTTCTTGCTCAAGGCAGTTTTTAAGTGAGGCTCATGGTAAACAATGCTGATTTACAAAACCACTGTACAAGGTATTGTCTGATGTATAGTTTTAAATGACTATTAATATGTTCGCTTTATACACAAGgctatattacattatttttaacctACTATATTTGTTCCTCATTGTTTTTCCCGTACTTTGTGATTTAGACTAGCAAATACTTATATGTCATTACTGTTTACAGTTCTATAGAAAATTAGAATATGTTATTTATAATCTGAACATTtaacttttcttaattttctctttaagattagaagaaaataacatcATGACTCAAGAATCAAGAGGTACtgtgtatttttctaaataattctaTATATTTAGACTTGTTGATGAATGGACTGTAGATATTATTTGCTCTATATTTCTAAGAAATCCTGAACTTCACAATTTAAAGAAGGGGTATCATCCTATGGAATTGAGTGTGTTTTATTGCAAAGAGGTGAATAATCAGATCAATTTtctttcatctactttttttccatttcattttgttaaaaatgaaaatttatttagtAAGAGTAAGCTAAGTGTCTACCTAAAACATTGAAATCTCACCCTTCTTCATTGCAAAAATCTTTGAGGGCCTAGGACTTGAGA carries:
- the C10H12orf75 gene encoding overexpressed in colon carcinoma 1 protein; protein product: MGCGNSTATSAGAGRGPAGAAKDVTEESITEDDKRRNYGGVYVGLPSEAVNMVSSQTKTVGKN